The following are encoded together in the Thermoanaerobaculia bacterium genome:
- a CDS encoding VOC family protein, with the protein MTKILHLALARTSEAASDRLYVDLLGLERRREKQVDAGLCHALFGVARAHRLIDYAGDGVQFEVFLVPPGEQPPAGVAHVCLEIDGAAALLERCRAAGLEVREVVRGERRVTFIADEDGNLYEIKQATPAS; encoded by the coding sequence TTGACGAAGATCCTCCACCTGGCTCTCGCGCGCACGTCCGAGGCGGCGAGTGACCGTTTGTACGTCGATCTCCTCGGCCTCGAGAGGCGGCGCGAGAAGCAGGTCGACGCCGGACTTTGCCACGCCCTTTTCGGCGTGGCGCGCGCGCACCGGTTGATCGACTACGCCGGCGACGGCGTCCAGTTCGAGGTCTTTCTCGTCCCTCCGGGAGAGCAGCCGCCGGCCGGAGTCGCGCATGTGTGCCTCGAAATCGACGGCGCGGCCGCCCTTCTGGAACGTTGCCGTGCGGCGGGACTCGAGGTCCGCGAGGTGGTGCGCGGCGAGCGCCGGGTGACGTTCATCGCCGACGAAGACGGGAACCTCTACGAGATCAAGCAGGCGACTCCGGCGTCCTGA
- a CDS encoding exo-alpha-sialidase gives MRRSAGVLFALAVLASGTGCGSVSLTSGGAVAVDETSRAPVQGALPRSFVSPAGEVIVEGTVDELGWTLPLDIERPRPPRPAAELLPQPRFDASSLPSGATPEVRLGADDSHTQNETAIAIDGDTVVAGWNSFDGVGVKMGVGRSADGGDTWSSALLGGFDVMSDPAIAAAGAGVWYYSYIARGGIAGSDLDIFVQRSVDDGVTWLAPVAVTADANFDDKSYVAAQGNEVLVAYADFGTSPAKIHAARSIDGGVSFDHDTVLANASVGGNGACPVIAPDGTFYVFWRDSFQQFLWMSRSDDAGETWTPDAAIVAMQPLPSSVPAPAGGYRLLNLPAAAAAPNGDLVVVWNDQLLGDADILAIRSTDGGDTWSLPARVNDDPPGALQFFPWVAIDGQGDVHVVWYDRRNDDVDLDLYYASSTDGGATFGPNIRLTAASFVPVLPTEGGAAAFIGDYNGIAAGPAGVFPFYQDSRRGEQDVWVQRLASPLFRDGFESGDSSAWSATVP, from the coding sequence GTGAGACGTTCCGCCGGAGTTCTCTTCGCACTCGCGGTCCTGGCTTCCGGCACGGGCTGCGGATCCGTCAGCCTCACGTCAGGCGGCGCGGTGGCGGTCGACGAGACCTCGCGGGCGCCAGTGCAGGGCGCTCTGCCGCGGAGCTTCGTCAGTCCCGCCGGAGAGGTGATCGTCGAGGGCACGGTCGACGAGCTCGGCTGGACGCTGCCGCTCGACATCGAGCGCCCGCGACCGCCGCGTCCGGCGGCCGAACTGCTGCCGCAGCCGCGCTTCGACGCCAGCAGCTTGCCGTCCGGTGCGACGCCCGAAGTCCGCCTCGGCGCCGACGACAGCCACACCCAGAACGAGACGGCGATTGCGATCGACGGCGACACGGTCGTTGCTGGCTGGAACAGTTTCGACGGCGTCGGCGTCAAGATGGGCGTCGGCCGCTCGGCCGACGGCGGCGACACCTGGAGCTCGGCGCTCCTCGGCGGCTTCGACGTGATGAGCGATCCGGCGATCGCCGCCGCCGGCGCCGGAGTCTGGTACTACAGCTACATCGCGCGTGGCGGTATCGCCGGAAGCGATCTCGACATCTTCGTCCAGCGCTCGGTCGATGACGGCGTGACCTGGCTCGCGCCGGTCGCGGTGACGGCGGACGCGAACTTCGACGACAAGTCCTACGTCGCGGCGCAGGGAAACGAGGTGCTGGTCGCCTACGCCGACTTCGGCACCAGCCCGGCGAAGATCCATGCCGCAAGATCGATCGACGGCGGCGTGAGCTTCGATCACGACACGGTGCTCGCCAACGCCTCCGTCGGCGGCAACGGCGCCTGCCCGGTGATCGCTCCGGACGGCACCTTCTACGTCTTCTGGCGCGACAGCTTCCAGCAGTTCCTCTGGATGTCGCGCTCGGACGACGCCGGAGAGACCTGGACGCCCGACGCAGCGATCGTCGCGATGCAGCCGCTCCCCTCCTCCGTTCCCGCGCCAGCGGGAGGGTACCGGCTGCTCAACCTCCCCGCCGCCGCCGCGGCCCCGAACGGCGACCTCGTCGTGGTCTGGAACGACCAGCTTCTGGGCGATGCCGACATCCTCGCCATCCGTTCGACCGACGGCGGCGACACCTGGAGCCTTCCGGCGCGCGTGAACGACGATCCTCCGGGCGCTCTCCAGTTCTTCCCCTGGGTGGCGATCGACGGCCAGGGCGACGTCCACGTCGTCTGGTACGACCGCCGCAACGACGACGTCGATCTGGACCTCTACTACGCATCCTCGACCGACGGCGGCGCCACCTTCGGACCGAACATCCGGCTCACCGCGGCGAGCTTCGTGCCGGTCCTGCCGACCGAGGGCGGCGCCGCCGCCTTCATCGGCGACTACAACGGCATCGCCGCGGGTCCGGCGGGCGTCTTCCCCTTCTACCAGGACTCCCGGCGCGGCGAGCAGGACGTCTGGGTCCAGCGTCTCGCCTCCCCCCTCTTCCGCGACGGCTTCGAGTCAGGCGACTCGAGCGCCTGGAGCGCCACCGTGCCCTAG
- a CDS encoding efflux RND transporter periplasmic adaptor subunit, with amino-acid sequence MSRKKKIALFAGIPVVLAASAFALMSRGGKSDLIEVETMPVEARRIVQTVVATGRIQPVTQINISADVSAKITRLAVKEGDWVESGQFLLELDRERYLAEVESAEANLRSSEADAAVVRENLDKAVKDLARIQDLHGKSLESASNLDAAASAVEVDKARLRSAQDRVSQNRAALKQSRDALSKTTIYAPMAGTVSKLNKEVGEIALGSQFQEDTILELANLAGMEALVDVDENDIVQLALGDEATIEVDALPGATFKGKVTDIASSAKIAGQGTTDQKTEFEVKVAILDPGSQLRPGMTASADIVTEVRESVLGVPIQSVAVRTPEQLGAAAKADAPASSATAATAGDAGGAAAFTPDKDGFVQIVFVVENGVAHARQVKTGIQSDTHIELVEGIAAADQVVTGSYRAISRDLKEGAKVKVGSGEKSS; translated from the coding sequence ATGTCCAGAAAGAAGAAGATCGCCCTTTTCGCCGGCATCCCGGTGGTCCTTGCAGCGAGCGCCTTCGCGCTCATGTCCCGGGGCGGGAAGTCCGACCTGATCGAGGTCGAGACGATGCCGGTCGAGGCGCGCAGGATCGTCCAGACGGTCGTCGCCACCGGCCGCATCCAGCCGGTGACCCAGATCAACATCAGCGCCGATGTGTCGGCCAAGATCACCCGCCTGGCGGTCAAGGAGGGGGACTGGGTCGAGAGCGGCCAGTTCCTGCTCGAGCTCGACCGGGAGCGCTACCTGGCCGAGGTCGAGAGCGCCGAAGCCAATCTGCGGTCGTCGGAGGCTGACGCGGCGGTCGTCCGCGAGAACCTCGACAAAGCGGTGAAGGATCTCGCCCGTATCCAGGACCTTCACGGCAAGAGCCTCGAGTCGGCCTCCAACCTCGACGCCGCGGCCTCGGCCGTTGAGGTCGACAAGGCCCGCCTGCGCTCCGCGCAGGACCGCGTCTCGCAGAACCGCGCCGCCCTCAAGCAGTCGCGCGACGCGCTGTCGAAGACGACGATCTACGCGCCGATGGCCGGTACCGTATCGAAACTCAACAAGGAGGTCGGCGAGATCGCGCTCGGCTCGCAGTTCCAGGAGGACACCATCCTCGAGCTCGCCAACCTGGCCGGCATGGAGGCGCTGGTGGACGTCGACGAGAACGACATCGTCCAGCTCGCGCTCGGCGACGAGGCGACGATCGAAGTCGATGCTCTCCCCGGCGCCACGTTCAAGGGCAAGGTCACCGACATCGCGAGCAGCGCCAAGATCGCCGGCCAGGGGACGACCGACCAGAAGACCGAGTTCGAGGTCAAGGTCGCGATCCTCGACCCCGGGAGCCAGCTGCGCCCCGGAATGACGGCGAGCGCGGACATCGTCACCGAAGTGCGCGAGAGCGTCCTCGGCGTGCCGATCCAGAGCGTCGCCGTACGCACCCCGGAGCAGCTCGGCGCGGCGGCGAAGGCCGACGCTCCCGCTTCGTCCGCCACCGCTGCCACTGCCGGCGACGCCGGCGGCGCTGCCGCCTTCACCCCCGACAAGGACGGTTTCGTGCAGATCGTCTTCGTCGTCGAGAACGGCGTTGCTCACGCCCGGCAGGTCAAGACCGGCATCCAGAGCGACACCCACATCGAGCTCGTCGAGGGGATCGCTGCCGCCGATCAGGTGGTCACCGGCAGCTACCGCGCGATCAGCCGGGACCTCAAGGAGGGCGCCAAGGTGAAGGTCGGCTCCGGAGAGAAGAGCTCGTGA
- the lsrF gene encoding 3-hydroxy-5-phosphonooxypentane-2,4-dione thiolase — translation MADMDGSRENREFHAEVPQVSEGFFLKGSAHYDWGLKNRLARIFDPTSGRTVMLAFDHGYFQGPTTGLERIDLSIVPLIPYADTLMLTRGALRTMIPPSTRAAIVLRASGGPSILKELSNEEIAVDIEDALRLNASALAVQVFVGGEHETKSIHNLTRLVDAGNRYGVPVLAVTAVGKEMVRDAKYFRLATRICAELGAHYVKTYYVEDGFETVTSCCPVPIVIAGGKKLPELEALTMAANAVSRGASGVDMGRNIFQSEAPSAMLRAVRAVVHDDASPAEAHDLYRRLARAALEGSR, via the coding sequence ATGGCCGACATGGACGGAAGCCGCGAGAACAGGGAATTCCACGCCGAGGTGCCGCAGGTGAGCGAGGGCTTTTTCCTCAAGGGCTCGGCGCACTACGACTGGGGGCTGAAGAATCGCCTGGCGCGGATCTTCGACCCCACGTCGGGGCGCACCGTCATGCTGGCGTTCGACCACGGCTACTTCCAGGGGCCGACCACCGGTCTCGAGCGCATCGACCTTTCGATCGTGCCGCTGATTCCCTATGCCGACACCCTGATGCTGACGCGCGGTGCGCTGCGCACGATGATCCCGCCCTCGACGCGAGCGGCAATCGTGCTCCGGGCTTCGGGCGGCCCGAGCATCCTCAAGGAGCTCTCGAACGAGGAGATCGCGGTCGACATCGAGGACGCCCTGCGGCTCAACGCATCGGCGCTCGCGGTGCAGGTCTTCGTCGGCGGTGAGCACGAGACGAAGTCGATCCACAACCTGACGCGCCTGGTCGACGCCGGCAATCGCTACGGCGTGCCGGTGCTCGCGGTCACCGCGGTCGGCAAGGAGATGGTGCGCGACGCCAAGTACTTCCGCCTCGCCACCCGGATCTGCGCCGAGCTCGGGGCGCACTACGTCAAGACCTACTACGTAGAAGACGGCTTCGAGACCGTCACCTCCTGCTGCCCGGTGCCGATCGTCATCGCCGGCGGCAAGAAGCTCCCCGAGCTCGAAGCTCTCACCATGGCCGCGAACGCCGTCTCCCGCGGTGCCTCGGGCGTCGACATGGGCCGCAACATCTTCCAGTCGGAAGCCCCGTCGGCGATGCTCCGCGCCGTCCGCGCCGTCGTCCACGACGACGCCTCGCCCGCCGAGGCGCACGACCTCTACCGCCGGCTCGCGAGAGCGGCCCTCGAAGGAAGCCGGTGA
- a CDS encoding sigma-70 family RNA polymerase sigma factor, whose translation MTTLSMPRPTSSSPLSDVDLWRASRDGDRDAFGRIVERYQSLIASIAYSRTGDLATATDFAQETFVAAWRSRDDLREPSLLKSWLAGIARNLTANAAKRASRHGGAPLALDEIAEPVAREASPEARAVSRQEEELLWRTLSQLPESYREPLVLFYREECSITEVATQLELSEDAVKQRLSRGRALLKVELATLVESALSRSRPGAGFTAGVLAAIALTAPTGAAVAATVSGGAAAAGATGAAVGKGTFGGVGGALVAGPAAGLLTAWLASRLAAGTARSDDERRAIAAGFRRAFLFVFPMIALILGLVWAGTTRFVDAPAFLATATTLWTVALVGGLIGIGKRVERRIATLRASGGVGDEAWAAELARRGVAPARARRYESRLRLLGLPLFAYASGGVDAGAAFDGSMRRGARGWLAVGDLALSPLVAVGGVAIAPIAIGGVTLGLLSLSIAGVAVGALAVGSLAFGWVAFGIVGVGWKGAAGVTAIAHDFAIGTQASALHANTPVAASFFRDASFTSAVALFGAAVPALILLAIVIPLGLMARRVWTLRRGASASRPAGSEGARVELLSPFPAGERLHGLDALRAGALLLGVVLHAAMPYVLPPGLWAVGTTAPVHFLAWLAYTLHSFRMETFFLLAGFFGALVVARRGVVPYVGDRLRRIVLVFLVALVPMKLALSALWIAGGRATGWLVLPPEYAELPWYELALGSLWIEKFPDLVLTHLWFLYYLAIVTGLFLGARAILVRFAALRATEGASRRLSQALASRLAPLGLALAVTPILARMTGMDIDTPDRTLRWHLPLLALYGLFFALGWWLERHRAVLTPLVARWRPNLLLGLVASLVGSAVVGIRYSAAPWTLENAELLRWMGSFATAVTMALLVLGGLGAALRFGASPSTRVRELSNASYWIYLAHLPLVVGLQLLAHRFALPWWLAVPLVIVLTIALLLGVDRLAVRSTWLGAWLNGRRR comes from the coding sequence ATGACCACTCTTTCGATGCCCCGGCCCACTTCCAGCTCGCCCCTCTCCGACGTCGATCTCTGGCGCGCCTCCCGCGACGGCGATCGCGACGCCTTCGGGCGCATCGTCGAGCGCTATCAGTCGCTCATCGCCTCGATCGCCTACAGCCGCACCGGCGATCTCGCCACGGCGACCGACTTCGCGCAGGAGACGTTCGTCGCCGCCTGGCGAAGCCGGGACGACCTTCGGGAGCCGTCGCTCCTCAAGTCCTGGCTCGCCGGGATCGCGCGCAACCTGACAGCCAACGCTGCGAAACGGGCGAGCCGCCATGGCGGTGCACCTCTGGCGCTCGACGAGATTGCCGAGCCGGTCGCTCGCGAGGCGAGCCCCGAAGCCCGCGCCGTTTCGAGGCAAGAGGAGGAACTGCTGTGGAGAACGCTCTCCCAGCTGCCGGAGAGCTACCGCGAGCCGCTCGTGCTCTTCTACCGCGAGGAGTGCTCGATCACCGAGGTGGCGACGCAGCTCGAGCTCTCCGAAGACGCCGTCAAGCAGCGGCTGTCACGCGGGCGAGCCCTGCTCAAGGTGGAGCTCGCGACCCTGGTCGAGTCGGCACTCTCGCGTTCGCGGCCGGGAGCGGGCTTTACCGCCGGCGTGCTCGCGGCGATCGCCCTGACCGCACCCACGGGCGCCGCGGTCGCCGCGACCGTCTCCGGCGGCGCAGCCGCCGCCGGGGCGACCGGCGCCGCGGTCGGCAAGGGGACCTTCGGCGGAGTGGGCGGCGCGCTCGTCGCCGGCCCGGCCGCCGGTCTCCTGACTGCCTGGCTCGCTTCGAGGCTCGCGGCCGGCACGGCGCGCTCCGACGACGAGCGTCGGGCGATCGCCGCAGGCTTCCGGCGCGCGTTCCTCTTCGTCTTCCCGATGATCGCGCTGATCCTCGGCCTGGTCTGGGCCGGCACGACCCGGTTCGTCGATGCGCCGGCCTTCCTCGCGACCGCGACGACGCTCTGGACGGTGGCCCTGGTCGGTGGGCTGATCGGCATCGGGAAGCGGGTCGAGCGCCGGATCGCGACGCTTCGGGCGTCGGGCGGCGTAGGCGACGAGGCCTGGGCCGCCGAGCTGGCGCGCCGGGGAGTGGCGCCCGCGCGCGCCCGGCGATATGAGAGCCGCCTGCGGCTTCTCGGCCTGCCGCTTTTCGCCTACGCCTCTGGCGGGGTCGACGCGGGCGCCGCGTTCGACGGTTCCATGCGGCGCGGTGCGCGCGGTTGGCTCGCGGTCGGCGACCTCGCGCTCTCGCCGCTCGTGGCGGTCGGCGGCGTCGCCATCGCTCCGATTGCGATCGGCGGCGTGACTCTCGGGCTGCTCTCGCTCTCGATCGCCGGCGTCGCCGTCGGTGCGCTCGCTGTCGGCAGCCTGGCTTTCGGATGGGTCGCGTTCGGCATCGTCGGTGTCGGCTGGAAGGGGGCTGCCGGCGTGACCGCCATCGCGCACGACTTCGCGATCGGCACTCAGGCGAGCGCGCTTCACGCCAATACCCCGGTCGCAGCTTCCTTCTTTCGTGACGCCTCGTTCACCTCGGCGGTGGCCCTCTTCGGCGCCGCCGTGCCGGCGCTCATCCTGCTGGCGATCGTGATTCCGCTCGGGCTGATGGCGCGCCGCGTCTGGACACTTCGCCGAGGCGCTTCCGCCTCCCGGCCCGCCGGTTCGGAGGGTGCCCGGGTCGAGCTGCTCTCGCCGTTCCCGGCCGGCGAGCGTCTCCACGGACTCGACGCGTTGCGCGCCGGTGCCCTGCTCCTCGGCGTCGTCCTGCATGCGGCGATGCCGTACGTCCTGCCGCCGGGCTTGTGGGCCGTCGGCACGACGGCGCCGGTCCACTTCCTGGCCTGGCTCGCCTACACCCTCCACAGCTTCCGGATGGAGACGTTCTTCCTTCTCGCCGGCTTCTTCGGCGCTCTCGTCGTCGCGCGCCGAGGCGTTGTGCCCTATGTCGGCGACCGTCTGCGCCGCATCGTTCTCGTCTTTCTCGTGGCCCTCGTGCCGATGAAGCTCGCGCTCTCGGCGCTCTGGATCGCCGGCGGGCGCGCGACAGGCTGGCTGGTCCTGCCGCCCGAGTACGCCGAGCTCCCCTGGTACGAGCTGGCTCTGGGTTCGCTCTGGATCGAGAAGTTCCCCGACCTCGTGCTGACCCATCTGTGGTTTCTCTACTACCTCGCGATCGTGACCGGTCTCTTCCTCGGCGCACGCGCCATCCTCGTGCGTTTCGCCGCGCTGCGCGCGACCGAAGGCGCGAGCCGCCGGCTCTCGCAGGCTCTGGCAAGCCGCCTTGCGCCGCTCGGCCTCGCGCTCGCGGTCACCCCGATCCTCGCTCGCATGACCGGGATGGATATCGACACGCCGGACCGGACGTTGCGCTGGCATCTGCCGCTGCTCGCGCTCTACGGCCTCTTCTTTGCGCTCGGATGGTGGCTCGAGCGCCACCGCGCTGTGCTCACGCCGCTCGTCGCGCGGTGGCGACCGAACCTGCTTCTCGGGCTGGTTGCGAGCCTGGTGGGCTCGGCCGTCGTCGGCATCCGCTACTCGGCGGCGCCGTGGACGCTGGAGAATGCGGAGCTTCTGCGCTGGATGGGTTCGTTCGCGACGGCGGTCACCATGGCGCTTCTCGTCCTCGGGGGCCTCGGAGCTGCGCTGCGATTCGGCGCGAGCCCCTCGACCCGGGTGCGCGAGCTCTCGAATGCCTCGTACTGGATCTACCTCGCCCACCTGCCGCTCGTCGTCGGCCTGCAGCTCCTGGCCCACCGATTCGCGCTCCCCTGGTGGCTCGCAGTTCCGCTCGTCATCGTGCTCACGATCGCCCTGCTGCTGGGCGTCGACCGCCTCGCCGTCCGCTCGACCTGGCTCGGCGCCTGGCTGAACGGTCGCCGAAGGTAG
- a CDS encoding right-handed parallel beta-helix repeat-containing protein, giving the protein MPLAASRLDIRRGPGVLCWAPAAALLTVLAATSARAQPSCPPLPPPGGATIEVVPEQADGLRAIVAGAASGTTILLHNGIYGMDGGDAVSRLVFSTPGVTMRSLSGNRDAVVLDGNYLTSELISISASNVVIADLTLREAYDHPIHVAGNPAPITGTVLHNLRVVDPGQQAIKINPVGQGWADAGTIECSAIELTDAGRPFIRDSCYTGGIDAHAAWGWVVRRNRISGFWCPAGLSEHAIHFWNASRDTVVEENVIVDCARGIGFGLLALSGDRAYPDDPYPGVGYLGHIDGVIRNNFIAAADPDLFQSDSGFDAGIALEQSRSTWVIHNSVVSTEVPFSSIEWRFANTQVQIVNNLVSHNLRERDGNPEEVLAGNLTAAPASWFQSIPQGDLHLAGETLPPVDAGAAVAAGLADRDIDLAARPAARDIGADEVASPLFADSFESGSPNAWSMVVP; this is encoded by the coding sequence TTGCCACTCGCTGCGTCGAGGCTCGACATCCGCAGGGGGCCTGGCGTTCTGTGCTGGGCGCCGGCGGCCGCACTGCTCACCGTACTGGCGGCGACGAGCGCCCGCGCGCAGCCTTCCTGCCCGCCGCTGCCGCCTCCCGGAGGGGCCACCATCGAGGTCGTGCCCGAGCAGGCCGACGGCTTGCGCGCGATCGTGGCGGGAGCCGCGAGCGGCACCACGATCCTCCTGCACAACGGCATTTACGGCATGGATGGGGGCGACGCGGTTTCGCGGCTGGTATTCTCGACCCCCGGCGTGACGATGCGCTCGCTCTCCGGCAATCGCGACGCCGTCGTGCTGGATGGCAACTATCTGACGAGTGAGCTGATCTCGATCTCCGCCTCGAACGTGGTCATCGCCGACCTGACGCTGCGCGAGGCCTACGACCACCCGATCCATGTCGCGGGCAATCCCGCGCCGATCACCGGCACCGTGCTGCACAACCTCCGCGTCGTCGACCCCGGGCAGCAGGCGATCAAGATCAATCCGGTCGGGCAGGGCTGGGCCGACGCCGGGACGATCGAATGCAGCGCCATCGAGCTCACCGACGCCGGGCGTCCGTTCATCCGCGACAGCTGCTACACCGGCGGCATCGACGCGCATGCCGCCTGGGGATGGGTCGTGCGGCGCAACCGGATCTCCGGCTTCTGGTGCCCCGCCGGTCTCTCCGAGCACGCGATCCACTTCTGGAATGCGAGTCGCGACACGGTCGTCGAAGAGAACGTCATCGTCGATTGCGCGCGCGGCATCGGCTTCGGACTGCTCGCGCTGTCGGGCGACCGCGCCTATCCCGACGATCCCTACCCCGGGGTGGGCTACCTCGGGCACATCGACGGCGTCATCCGCAACAACTTCATCGCCGCGGCCGATCCCGACCTGTTCCAGTCGGACTCCGGCTTCGATGCCGGAATCGCTCTCGAACAGTCGCGCAGCACCTGGGTGATTCACAACTCGGTGGTGTCGACCGAAGTGCCGTTCTCCTCGATCGAATGGCGCTTCGCCAACACGCAGGTCCAGATCGTCAACAATCTGGTCAGCCACAATCTGCGCGAGCGCGATGGCAACCCGGAGGAGGTGCTGGCCGGGAATCTCACGGCGGCGCCCGCCAGCTGGTTCCAGTCGATACCCCAGGGCGATCTGCACCTCGCCGGCGAAACGCTGCCACCCGTCGACGCCGGTGCCGCCGTCGCAGCGGGCCTGGCCGATCGCGACATCGACCTCGCCGCCCGGCCCGCGGCGCGCGACATCGGCGCCGACGAAGTCGCCTCGCCGCTCTTTGCCGACAGCTTCGAGTCCGGAAGCCCGAACGCCTGGTCGATGGTGGTTCCTTGA